From the genome of Arthrobacter sp. ERGS1:01:
GTCTTTGGCCAGGCGTTCCGCCCCGTCGGTGTGCCCGAGTCCCCCGCACTGCGCGCCGCGGCGCTTGCCCAGCACGCTCCGGCGGCCCTGGCCGGCCGGGCCGCCCTTGGCGGGCTCGCGGCGGCGTGGATCCATGGCTGCGCTCCTCCCCCTCGCACGCCCGTCGCACTGCTCGTGGCCAGCGGCCACAGGACCACGGCGCTGCCGGCAAACAGCGGCTGCGTGCTCCATGAAGTCCGCCTGGACCCGTACGACGTCGAACGGCTGGGAGGCGCGCTCGTCACGAACGCTTTGCGGACGGCACGTGACGTGGCCATGTACGCGCCGGAAGGTGAGGCGCGCGCGGTGCTGGCCGCGATCGCCGCGACGCCCTCGCTGGCGTGCCCGCTGGGACGCATCAGGACCGCCATTGCCGTCGCGGCCCACGTGCCCGGCAAACGCCGGGCACAGGCACTCCTGGACGCGATGATCGCGCCGAGGGCGTAGTTAGTTGCGGCGGGTGGTTCCCGAGGCCCGGTACACGTCGTAGACGCCGTCAATGCGCCGCACGGCGTTCAACACGTGGTGCAGGTACTTGGGATCGCCCATTTCAAAGGCGAACCGGGACAACGCCACCCTGTCGCGGGAGGTGTTGACGCTGGCCGCCAGGATGTTGACGTGGCTTTCAGCCAGGACCCTGGTGACATCCGAGAGCAGGCTCTTGCGGTCAAGGGCCTCCACCTGGATCTCCACGAGGAACACGCCGGACTGGGTGGGCGCCCATTCGACCTCGACGAGCTTGTCGGGCTCGTTCTTCAGGTGCTGGAGATTGGGGCAGTCCTCGCGGTGGACCGAGACGCCGGAGCCCTTTGTGACGTAGCCGGCGATCGGGTCCGGCGGCACGGGGGTGCAGCACCGGGCCAGTTTGACCAGCACCTCGCCGACGCCGTGCACGATCACGCCGGAGTCCGACACCCGTGAACGGGCGTTTGACATGTGGGTGGCCAGCGGCGGGGCGATGTCCTCGATGTCGTCGTTGACGCCCAGCAGGTCCATGAGGCGTTCAACCACTGATTGCGCGGAGGTGTGTCCGTCTCCGACGGCCGCATACAAGCCGGCGATGTCGACGTAACGGAAATGCTGCGTCACGGCCATGAGGGCGTCGTGCGTCATCATCTTTTGCAGCGGAAGGTTTTGCTTGCGCATCGCCTTCGTGAGCAATTCCTTGCCCTTTTCGATGGACTCCTCGCGGCGTTCCTTGCTGAACCACTGCCGGATCTTGTTGCGGGCCCGGGCGCTCTTGACGAAGTTTTGCCAGTCCTGGCTGGGGCCGGCGCCCTCGGCCTTGGACGTGAAGATTTCCACGGTGTCGCCGTGTTCAAGTTCGCTGTTGAGCGGAACCAGCTTGCCGTTGACGCGGGCGCCGATGGTCCGGTGGCCCACCTCCGTGTGGACGGCATAGGCGAAGTCGACGGGTGTTGACCCCGACGGCAGCGCGATGACCTGGCCCTTGGGTGTGTAGACGAACACCTCCCGGGCGTTCATCTCGTACCGCAGCGAATCGAGGAACTCGTTGGGGTCGGAGGTTTCCTGCTGCCAGTCCACCAGGGTGCGCAGCCAGTTCATGTCCTCCTGGCCGGAGACCGGGCTCTTGTTCCCCGTCTTGTACTTCCAGTGCGCGGCCACACCGTATTCGGCCCGCTGGTGCATCTCATGCGTGCGGATCTGGATTTCCACCGGCTTGCCATCGGGGCCAATGACGGTGGTGTGCAGGGACTGGTACATGTTGAACTTGGGCATCGCGATGTAGTCCTTGAACCGGCCCGGAAGCGGGTTCCAGCGCGCATGGACGGTACCCAGCGCCGCGTAACAGTCACGCACCGTGTCAACGAGCACCCGGACGCCCATCAAGTCGTTGATGTCGTCAAAGTCCTTGGCCCGCACCACCATCTTTTGGTAAACGGAGTAGTAGTGCTTGG
Proteins encoded in this window:
- a CDS encoding RelA/SpoT family protein, encoding MVAPRRGVEVRPTFPGRRERTRSRLARLAGWSTESYSPILEPLLRIVRVNNPKEDFELIQRAFTVAEKCHEGQKRKSGDPYITHPVAVATILAELGMSGTTLAAALLHDTVEDTDYALDQLRDDFGDEIAKLVDGVTKLDKVEFGASAQAETVRKMVIAMAQDIRVLVIKLADRLHNARTWRFVSAESSGKKARETLDIFAPLAHRLGMNTIKWELEDLSFAALYPKVYEEIVRMVQDRSPEREKQLGAIRRQINDDLKSAKIKAEITGRPKHYYSVYQKMVVRAKDFDDINDLMGVRVLVDTVRDCYAALGTVHARWNPLPGRFKDYIAMPKFNMYQSLHTTVIGPDGKPVEIQIRTHEMHQRAEYGVAAHWKYKTGNKSPVSGQEDMNWLRTLVDWQQETSDPNEFLDSLRYEMNAREVFVYTPKGQVIALPSGSTPVDFAYAVHTEVGHRTIGARVNGKLVPLNSELEHGDTVEIFTSKAEGAGPSQDWQNFVKSARARNKIRQWFSKERREESIEKGKELLTKAMRKQNLPLQKMMTHDALMAVTQHFRYVDIAGLYAAVGDGHTSAQSVVERLMDLLGVNDDIEDIAPPLATHMSNARSRVSDSGVIVHGVGEVLVKLARCCTPVPPDPIAGYVTKGSGVSVHREDCPNLQHLKNEPDKLVEVEWAPTQSGVFLVEIQVEALDRKSLLSDVTRVLAESHVNILAASVNTSRDRVALSRFAFEMGDPKYLHHVLNAVRRIDGVYDVYRASGTTRRN